Below is a genomic region from Telmatobacter sp. DSM 110680.
GCCAAGCCCCGGCGGGAGCAACCCCTGCGATTTGTGCTTTAACTTTGCCGATGCGCATTGCGCGGCCAGCGATGTGCGGGTCGCCTGCGAAGGAGCGCATCCATGTGTCGTGACTAAGAACGACGGAAGGAAGGCCGGAGCCTGTGTCTGCTTGATTTTCGATGGGCAGGCCGAGGAGCGAGAAGAGATTTTCGGACGAGTGTGCGACGTTCCACGATGTTGTAACGCGCCCGGTATTCGCCGATTCGCGCGAGAGGCTGTAGAAAGCAAGATCCTGGAAATATCGCTGGCGCGTAGTTTTCCAATTATGGAAGAGGGCAGAGGAGATGCTGGGCTGGTTGTCGTCGGCTGCAGCTTCGCTGACGAGGAGCACGCCGGGGCTGATCTGGTAGCGGTCTGCTTCGTTCTCGGCCGCGACGCCGGGAAGCAACTGGGAGATGACGAAACATAATGCAAGCGCAGCGAATAGCCACAGGAGCGTGTGCGCAGCCGAACCGTGGATGTGCACTGGCGCGGGATGTCCTTTTTGGGGTTGAGTTCGCAGGCAGAGCGCGTCGGAAAAAGCGCCTAGGCAAAAGCCGGTGATTTCGCGCTGAGCTTCCCACGAGAAAGTTTCGTCGACGCCGATGCAGGAGCGGCGGACATGCCAGAGTTCCGCACACCATTCGCGGCGCCATTCCTCTCGCTGGATGGTGGGAACAATCAGTGATGCAGCGCGCAGAAGCGCGTCGTCGAACAGGGAGATGACCACGTCGGATGGCTGCTTCATACGGTTTTGGCCTCCTCGGTCGAGATGAGGCGCTCAAGCAGTGGATAACGTTTGCGGGACGCCTCGAGTGTCGCTCTACCTGCGGCGGTGAGCTTGTAGTACTTGCGCAGAGGGCGCTGTTCGGCGTCGGCGATGGACTGGCGCTCCCATTGCGAGCGAATGAGTTCGTCGCGTTCGAGCCGGCGCATGGCGGGGTACACGGTGCCGCTGGGGAGACCCGTCATTTCCATGATGCTGAATCCATAGAGGTAGTCGGCAGAGATCGCCTGCAGGATCATTGCGGCGGTATGCGAGAGTTTCGCCTCGGCGGCCATGCGCAGGATTCTACCTATGTAGCAATCTACTTGACAATGGTAATTTTACCATTATGCTGAATGCTACATAGGGTAGTAAACAGGAGGTTGATTTTGCTTGAAGTCCAGCATCTCTATCGCAGTTATCGAACTATTCCGGCAGTTGAGGATGTGAGCTTCAAGGTGGCTGCGGGGGAGATTGTGGGTTTTCTCGGGCCGAACGGCGCGGGGAAGTCGACCACGGTGAAGATCATCACGGGGATGCTTCGTCCGAATGATGGAAAGGTGTTTTTCGAAGGCAAGAACATCCGCGAGGACATGGTGGGCTATCGCGCTTCGCTGGGATATGTACCGGAGGAGGCACAACTCTATGCGTATCTTTCCGGACTTGAGTATCTGCAACTGGTGGGAAGGCTGCGCGGACTGGGCGAGGCGTTGATTGAGACGAAGGCAACTGGTTTGTTGAAGTTGCTGCATCTGGAGTCGTGGCAATATTCCCCGATTTCGTCATACTCGAAGGGGATGCGGCAGAGAGTGTTGATTGCGGCGGCATTGCTGCATGATCCGAAACTGCTGATTTTCGATGAGCCACTCTCGGGCTTGGACGTGGCGTCGGCGCGGCTGTTCAAGGATCTGCTGGAGATGTTGGCAAAGGACGGCAAGGCGGTGCTGTACATTTCGCACGTGCTGGAGACGGTTGAGCAGGTGTGCAATCGGGTGATCGTGATTGCGAAAGGGCGCGTGCTGGCAGATGCGGCGCCTTCGGAGTTGAAGTCACTGATGAGTTTGCCGAACCTGGAAAGCGTGTTTGCGCAACTTGTGGAGCAGCAGGACACGAGGGTTGTTGCGGAAAAAATCGTGGAGGTCATGCAGATTCATGGCCGATGAATTTCAAAGACTATTGGTGACGCGCGATGCGGTGCCGGCAGTTCTTTCGCTGAATGTGCAGGCTGCAATGGGGCCTGTGCGCGAACCAGAGCGCAGCCAATTTGTACTGCTGATGAGACTTTTTCTGGAACGGTTTTTCAACCACGAGACGGCATCGGCGGATGGGGAAGGAAAGACACTTCTGGTGCAACTGGCCGTTGCGACCGGGATCCCGGGATTCATGGTGGGCTTGTTTCTGTGGCCGGTGTATCACCCTGTGATCGTGTGGCCGCCGCATCCGGATACGATTCCGGGGCCGCCGCCTTACTGGGTGCAGATGAATCATCACTTCTTCTTCGTGCTGTATTCGTTTGTGGCAATGGGGCTGATCACGGTGTTTGAGTGGGATCTGTTTTTCCCCGATCTGCTGGATGTGCTGGTGCTGGGGACTCTGCCACTGGAGCAGCGAAGAATTTTTCTGGGGCGCGCAGCAGCTATCGGCATTTTTATCGTGGGGTTCTTGTTCGACGCTAACTTTCTTGCTTCGCTGATGTTCCCGGTTGTGGCGGATCCGGTTTATATGCTGAGTTTTCTGACCGGTCATGTTGCCGGAGTTGCGGCGAGCGGGCTATTTGCGGCGTTGTTTATTGTTGCGCTACAGAGCTTGCTGCTGGCGGCGTTGGGCGAACGTTTGTTCCGCAAGATCTCGCTGGTATTGCAGGGGGGAGCGGTAACGGTGCTGGTTATGTTGTTTCTGCTGTTCCCTGTTCTATCGGGCGTTACGCCGGCGCTGCTGCAATCGCATAACAGCGTGGCATTATGGTTTCCGCCGTTCTGGTTTCTAGGGATGTACCAGATGCTTTTGGAAGGCGGTGCTGCATTGCCGATCTTCCACGAGCTTGCCGCGAGGGGGTTGGCGGTATTGCTTGCGGTGGCGGCGATTGGGATGGTGGCGTATCCGCTGGCATATTTTCGGCGGGTGAGGTACCTGCTGGTAGGAGCACCACCGCGCGCACGGCGTAACAGTGTGTTAGCGCCATTGAATGGCGTGCTGCACGCATGCCTCGTACGAGATCCCATTCGTCGCTCGGTGTTTCACTTCATCAACCAGACGCTGCTGCGGGTTCAACGCTATCGGATCTACTTTGTGCTGTATGGAGGGGTGGGGCTGTCGGTGCTGATTGCTACGGTACTTCGGCTTACGGTGGTCGGGGGGCACTTGCGCGCGGAGGCTTCTGCCGATGGGATCCGGGTGGCGGTGGGAATTGTGGCGTTCTGGGTGACGACAGGGTTGCGCACGGCATTTGTTTCACCCGGAAATCAGCGGGGGAACTGGATTTTCCGGTTCACGCATGGAAGGCCGGCAAACTTTGATGCAGCGATGGATGAACTGGTGGCGGCCAAGTTATGGGTGCTGCTTTGCGCGCTGACAATCACTGAGGCGGCAGTGGTCGTGCTGCGATTGGCGGCACCGTCGGAGTTGCTGAGCCTGCCAGCGATGGCTGCGCAGTTGCTGGTGGGTGCGGGAATAAGCGTGCTTCTTACAGATGCATTTTTTGCAAACGTAATGATGGTGCCGTTCACGGGTGAGCCGGCGGCGGAAAAGCCGAACATTGCATTTACGCTGCTGAAGTTTTTTACGTTCTTTCCGCTGGTGACGGCGGTTGCTCTCGTTGCGGAACAGTGGATCGAACAGGGGTGGCTACATTTCGGGGCGGCAGTGATTGCGATTGTGGTGAGTCATTTGTGGTTTCGGTACCGGCATCGGGAACAGGTGCGGCTTCACAGTGCGCAGGCAGAGTTGGAAGAGGGGGAAGACGATTTTCCGATGCGACTGGGGTTGCGGTATTGAATCCGTTTCGGAAACGGATGTTGGGTAGTTAGCTGGCTCGTGCAGGATCGGTCGTGGTTTCGCCGGGGAAGTGGACGCCGAGGGATTTGCGGGCTTCTTCGAGCAGGTGGGCCATTCCTAGCGAGAGATCGTGAGGGATCACGGGACTTTCGCGAAGGCCGCTGCGAATGAGTTCACAGAAGTGAGCAGTTTCATAGTTGAATCCGCCAGAGGTGTAGGGTTCGTGCAACTCCATGATGCGACCGTCGACGTAATGAAGACTGGCGTGAGTGGGGTTCCACCATTTGGCGTGAATGAGGACATATCCTCGTGGGCCGCAGAGCAGCGCGTCGCCGAGACTGAGCAAGTCGATACCGGTGTGAAGCTGGGCCATTCCGCGTTCGTGCTCGGTTTGAAAAATAGCGAAGTTATCAACGCCTACCGGACTAAGACGGCCCATGGTCTGCACGCGTTTGAGAGGACCCAACCAGTCGAGTGCGAGAAAGGCTTCATAAGGACCGATGCCCATGATGCCGCCTCCGCCGAGTTCGGCGAAGTGGAGCGGGTAGTCGGGGCCGACGGATGAGTCGCAGTGACCGGCGCGGACGAAGCCGATGAGGCCGACAGGGTCATTCTTGAGGTGCTCGCGCAATTTCTCGTACAGGGGGAAGAACGGCGGCTTCATGGCTTCCATGAAGAGGCGGTCGTGGGTGTGGGCGGCGGCAAGGATGTTTTGGAGTTGAAGCACGTTGAGGGCGGCGGGCTTTTCGCAGAGAACATGTTTTCCGGCGGCAAGAGCCCGGATGCAGAACTCTGCGTGAGAGTCGGGATGCGTGGATATGTAAACGGCGTCGATTTTGGAATTCAGCAGGTCGTTGACTGTGTGAGCGACTTCAGGAACGGCAAACTTCTCTGCGTAGGCGTGAGCACGGTCGGGGTTGCGGCCCCAGACTGAAGTGAGAACGGCTTCTTCGACAGCTTGAAGACCGTGGGCGAATCGAGCGGCAGCGCGGCCAGGGCCGATGATGCCGAAGCGAATGGGTTGATTGAAGTGAGGCACGGGAACAGGGTAGCGCGTGAGGGGGGCAGTTTATCCGGTTGCTCCGTCACGATGATCTGAGAACTCGATCTTGCTTTCCCACCCATGCCGCAAAGACGCGTCATGGATGGGGTACCCCACGTTAGTACGGATTGATGCAGGGAAGCAGGTCCTTCGACTTCACTCAGGATGACAGGGTTTGTGGAGGCGCTAGCGCAGGAGGTCTTCGAGGGTGGTGCTCAAGTCGGTTTTTTCGTCGCGGTATTTGACGATGACGGGGGCGTAGAGAGAGAGACCCCAGGCTTCGGCGTTGGGGTGGCACTTGCCTTTGGTGACAGGCCGCGATCCGGGGACAACGACGGCGTTGGCGGGGATGATGAGCGGCGTCTCCACGGTGGCACGGATGGTGGTGCCGTGGACGAGATCGAAGACAGGCGTGCCGCGGGTGAGGATA
It encodes:
- a CDS encoding helix-turn-helix transcriptional regulator, whose product is MILQAISADYLYGFSIMEMTGLPSGTVYPAMRRLERDELIRSQWERQSIADAEQRPLRKYYKLTAAGRATLEASRKRYPLLERLISTEEAKTV
- a CDS encoding ABC transporter ATP-binding protein, which encodes MLEVQHLYRSYRTIPAVEDVSFKVAAGEIVGFLGPNGAGKSTTVKIITGMLRPNDGKVFFEGKNIREDMVGYRASLGYVPEEAQLYAYLSGLEYLQLVGRLRGLGEALIETKATGLLKLLHLESWQYSPISSYSKGMRQRVLIAAALLHDPKLLIFDEPLSGLDVASARLFKDLLEMLAKDGKAVLYISHVLETVEQVCNRVIVIAKGRVLADAAPSELKSLMSLPNLESVFAQLVEQQDTRVVAEKIVEVMQIHGR
- a CDS encoding Gfo/Idh/MocA family oxidoreductase — its product is MPHFNQPIRFGIIGPGRAAARFAHGLQAVEEAVLTSVWGRNPDRAHAYAEKFAVPEVAHTVNDLLNSKIDAVYISTHPDSHAEFCIRALAAGKHVLCEKPAALNVLQLQNILAAAHTHDRLFMEAMKPPFFPLYEKLREHLKNDPVGLIGFVRAGHCDSSVGPDYPLHFAELGGGGIMGIGPYEAFLALDWLGPLKRVQTMGRLSPVGVDNFAIFQTEHERGMAQLHTGIDLLSLGDALLCGPRGYVLIHAKWWNPTHASLHYVDGRIMELHEPYTSGGFNYETAHFCELIRSGLRESPVIPHDLSLGMAHLLEEARKSLGVHFPGETTTDPARAS